DNA from Negativicutes bacterium:
CAATTGATGTGGTGGTAACCTCTGTGTTGCAAACTGCTGCTGGAAGAATGATTTTTGCTAAATGTAAAAACTAAGAGAAAAGCCTTTCTGAGAATGAAAGGCTTTTCTGTATAATATAAAAAAATAGCTGCTAATAATGCAAAAGGTGGTTTATTGTGATTTCTGTGATAATTGCTTGTGCCGGTAGCGGTAAGCGGATGAAAGTTGAAAAGAATAAAATTTTATTAGAAGTTCAAGGAAAAAGTATTTTACAATATACCTGTGAGAAATTCACAAGTTGTGAAAAAATTGATGAAATAATTTTAGTGGTAGCAAAACATGATCTAACGGTTGTTGAAGAATTGGCAAAAAAAATAATCCATAACAAGCCCTATAAAGTTGTTGTGGGCGGTAGTGAACGCCAATACTCCATTAATAATGCATTACAAGCTGTTGATGTTAAAAGTGAAATAGTCTTAATTCATGATGCGGCTCGCCCAATGATTAAAGTTGAAACGATTAATAAACTAATAAAAGAAGTTGAAAAAAGTTCTTGCGCTATCGTTGGTGTAAGGGTTAAAGATACAATTAAAATTGCAGATGAAAATAAGGTGGTATCAAAGACCCCTAATCGTGACTATTTATGGTCGATTCAAACTCCACAAGGTTTTAAATTGGATATTATAAAAACAGCTTACCAAAGGGCGCAACAGGAAGGTTTTTTGGGTACCGATGATGCTAGTTTAGTAGAGAGGCTTAATATTGCGGTAAAAGTTGTTGAAGGTGAATATACTAATCTGAAGGTTACGACGCCGGAAGATTTAAAAATAATAGAAAGTTTATTGAATGATGAGGTGCATAATGTATAGAGTTGGGATGGGTTATGATGTTCACAAATTAGTGACAGGCCGAAAATTGATTTTGGGTGGAGTGGAAATACAGCATGATTTAGGGCTATTGGGTCATTCTGATGCAGATGTATTGTTACATGCGATAAAAGATGCTATTTTAGGGGCAGCTGCCCTTGGTGATATTGGGCGACACTTTCCTGATACTGATGAAGCCTATAAAGGGATTTCCAGTATGGTGTTATTAAGCAAAG
Protein-coding regions in this window:
- the ispD gene encoding 2-C-methyl-D-erythritol 4-phosphate cytidylyltransferase, giving the protein MISVIIACAGSGKRMKVEKNKILLEVQGKSILQYTCEKFTSCEKIDEIILVVAKHDLTVVEELAKKIIHNKPYKVVVGGSERQYSINNALQAVDVKSEIVLIHDAARPMIKVETINKLIKEVEKSSCAIVGVRVKDTIKIADENKVVSKTPNRDYLWSIQTPQGFKLDIIKTAYQRAQQEGFLGTDDASLVERLNIAVKVVEGEYTNLKVTTPEDLKIIESLLNDEVHNV
- a CDS encoding 2-C-methyl-D-erythritol 2,4-cyclodiphosphate synthase; protein product: MYRVGMGYDVHKLVTGRKLILGGVEIQHDLGLLGHSDADVLLHAIKDAILGAAALGDIGRHFPDTDEAYKGISSMVLLSKVKDLILKEGYKVNNIDATIAAQQPKIAPYIKDMNENIAQTLKIEASQVNVKATTTEGLGFVGNKEGIAAYAIVSLIKID